The following DNA comes from Alienimonas californiensis.
CATAATCGAACGCGGCTTGAGGAGCACGGCCTGGCCGCGGCGTTCTTCGAGGCTGTCGTGTCCGAGGCGATCGCCGCGGGACTGTGCAGCGACGATCACTTCAGCGTCGACGGCACGATGATCGAGTCGATGGCCTCGACCAAGAGCTTTCGGCCGATCGGGTCGGTCGACGACGACCAGAACGAGCAAGACGGCGCCGGCTTTAAGAGCCGAAACGCCGAGGTAGACTTTCACGGTCGGAAGCGGACCAACGCCACGCATCGCAGCCGCACCGATCCCGAGGCCAGGCTGTACTGCAAGGGGCCGGGCAAGCCGGCGCTGCTGGCTCATCTGGGCCACTCGCTCGCGGAGAACCGCAACGGTCTGATCATGGAGGTGGCCGTGACCGAAGCCAACGGCACGGCCGAATCCGAGGCGACGATCGAGCTGCTCGACCGCTATCGGCGGAAGCGCGGCCGCTCGCCCAAGACGCTCGGAGCGGATAAGGGATACGACAGCGGGCCGCTGCTGTTGAAGCTTGAATCGCGTCGAATCGTCCCGCACGTGGCGATGCGCGACGCCGAGCCGGCGGACCCGAAGACCGCCCGCAGCGATCGGCGGGAGAAGATCGAAGCGCGCCTGCGAATGAAAGCGAGACTCGCGACCGCGGAATACGCCGTCTCGCAGCGGGTCCGAAAGAAAGTGGAGGAGGGGTTCGGCTGGCTCAAGACGATCGCGGGCCTCGGTCGCAGCCGGCACGTCGGCCGCTGGAAACTCCGGCAACAGCTGGAGCTCTCCGCGGCGGCTTATAACCTGATTCGCATCCAAAAACTCAGGCCGACGTGATCGACGTGATCAATTCGGCGGCCACCGCGGACGACCTTCGTTTCGCTCTGAACGGGGCTCGTTCGGAGCCCGCCGGCAAGTCCGGGCGGGCCGATCCGCCTCGGCAAAACGGATCGATGGACAAGCCGAGCTCGTTCGCCTCGACGGCGAACTATCGCTGTTCGTCCCGCCGATAAACGGCACTGTTTTTCAGCAGCCTGCTAGGGATGCTCACGGACTTCCAGCGGGCGACGGTCGACGCGGTCTACCGCCGGCTCGTGACGGAGGACCGGCCGCGGATGCTGGTCGCCGACGAGGTCGGGCTCGGGAAGACGATCGTCGCGATGGGCCTGATCGCCCGGCTGCTGGAGAAGCGCCGGCGGGAGGGCGACCCGACGCCGCTGCGGGTCGTGTACGTGGCGTCGAACCAGGTCATCGGCCGGGAGAACCTCCGCAAGCTCGATGTGCTGCCGGACCGGGCCGCCCCGCCGGAGGAGGCCGGCCGGATCGCGTATCTCGCCCTGACGTCG
Coding sequences within:
- a CDS encoding IS5 family transposase yields the protein MFFSIDLESRIRPDHPLRPLKKRVDAILAGLNERFSAAYSRTGRPGVPPERLLKALLLMAIYSVRSERQLVERIDTDLLFRWFLDMDPAEDAFDATAFTHNRTRLEEHGLAAAFFEAVVSEAIAAGLCSDDHFSVDGTMIESMASTKSFRPIGSVDDDQNEQDGAGFKSRNAEVDFHGRKRTNATHRSRTDPEARLYCKGPGKPALLAHLGHSLAENRNGLIMEVAVTEANGTAESEATIELLDRYRRKRGRSPKTLGADKGYDSGPLLLKLESRRIVPHVAMRDAEPADPKTARSDRREKIEARLRMKARLATAEYAVSQRVRKKVEEGFGWLKTIAGLGRSRHVGRWKLRQQLELSAAAYNLIRIQKLRPT